A part of Biomphalaria glabrata chromosome 3, xgBioGlab47.1, whole genome shotgun sequence genomic DNA contains:
- the LOC106065565 gene encoding uncharacterized protein LOC106065565 isoform X1 — protein MNSTALLFFILSQFFKLSYGNIRFVCPKPFNPTSNHETVSYMAEGACDKADESSYEDVLTISPGPFTIRFEETKLQLGSPFRIILMENTKEPSPQNGTNSTSGILEKEKKNCLLLDHIPHNNHAFITKECSEKGNQYPLGICTGSTYYITLRIPDINCEDCTLQLQQIIPSKAGNQLCDMSQSNETGNATDCIVYSSCARIRISPTLDGATRTMDYCADYIKNLPGDWQYRPEYLFKTDQGATLSFDIKMKNLHIDIPSQTKLGLIEKVEIRQNLTVLWNDTVREILAKKAPVSLVWSNLSDDAIRELLRENLVLNIIDSERSEAGDIIYNGQQFTEGQLGLLFDSYSESGWLVSERFMGPLVEDPMAAVPAGPCAPAVKYFMASLESVHVTAHGIIGMILIENRAYITAVLHVEREKVETVSLVGPSLVGIPSIDINVSSSFSGVLMTALDLTKQIPYLNTVKFLRTVKVKTDKEKNVLEGDFEEGMFAVLRDEHGHVRGMGSFQFTQGQWLQVDIVLNDITPTILSVLLLGPDDTVLADLSRETIHCTESFCCVQHLIQELSSQLILHLMRGQVMVYVATVGRNVTGKILGSPSGYCNMVDGACQDSFYQFSLSGMGIEDMKSSNGEMEGIWQETAAYVLDRANVFHYCVQVDNANWRGQNYSLNLVKNEVKIEEMMFTQLNQLSHSYLACNNIPLDENASVLSTMAVSTQREMNLILYDGHKKFLKQQLPSVFRGKCIVDKIHVVGNGHSYWSEESVPIPDIFAVVSDSLKFITEKNTSVYLMANEKAYQECQFTSAIQLSVETVVDKQVFIHSLNHPGKLYFAEQISCNTSKPLKVKVHVIDGIKTVQDGHHNEWCHKSMYSVWRDEQLKTWNQPEVSGPILIGLLIGLASGGVFLAWQGARMKRFSETFRGHNDNVFVRF, from the exons GCTGAAGGTGCATGTGACAAGGCAGATGAATCTAGCTATGAGGATGTACTAACGATTTCTCCAGGACCTTTTACCATCAGATTTGAAGAAACAAAGTTACAGCTTG GCTCGCCATTTCGAATAATTTTAATGGAGAACACAAAAGAACCTTCACCCCAGAATGGAACAAACTCTACGAGTGGGATattggagaaagaaaaaaaaaattgcttgttaCTTGATCACATTCCTCACAACAACCATGCATTTATAACAAAGGAATGTTCTGAGAAA GGAAACCAATATCCATTGGGCATATGTACTGGAAGCACATACTACATAACTTTGAGAATTCCGGATATCAATTGTGAAGACTGTACACTTCAATTGCAACAAATTATTCCCAGTAAAG caGGCAATCAGCTGTGTGATATGAGCCAATCAAATGAGACAGGAAATGCTACAGATTGTATTGTGTACTCCAGCTGTGCCAGGATCAGGATAAG TCCAACGTTAGATGGCGCCACTAGAACAATGGATTACTGTGCTGACTACATAAAGAATTTACCTGGAGACTGGCAGTACAGGCCAGAATATTTGTTCAAG actGACCAAGGCGCCACATTATCATTTGATATCAAGATGAAAAACTTACACATCGACATACCCAGTCAAACAAAGTT AGGTTTGATAGAGAAAGTTGAAATCAGACAAAACTTGACAGTCTTATGGAATGATACTGTTAGAGAAATACTAGCAAAGAAAGCTCCTGTTTCACTGGTTTGGAGCAATTTAAGTGATGATGCCATCAGAGAATTATTA AGAGAGaaccttgttttaaatattattgaCTCTGAAAGATCTGAAGCTGGAGATATAATTTACAATGGCCAG CAATTCACTGAAGGTCAACTTGGTCTGCTGTTTGACTCGTACAGTGAAAGTGGCTGGCTTGTAAGTGAACGGTTCATGGGACCACTGGTTGAGGATCCTATGGCCGCAGTGCCAGCAGGCCCATGTGCACCTGCTGTCAAATATTTCATG gccTCATTGGAGTCAGTTCATGTAACAGCTCATGGGATTATTGGAATGATTCTGATAGAGAACAGAGCCTACATTACAGCTGTTCTGCatgtagagagggagaaagttGAGACTGTCAGTCTAGTTGGCCCCAGCCTTGTTG GTATTCCTTCCATTGACATTAATGTTTCTTCATCATTCTCTGGAGTTCTAATGACAGCCTTAGACTTAACTAAACAGATTCCATATTTAAACACAG TGAAATTTCTCAGGACAGTTAAAGTGAAGACTGACAAagagaaaaatgttttagaagGCGATTTTGAGGAAGGAATGTTT GCAGTACTGCGAGATGAACATGGACATGTTCGTGGCATGGGGAGTTTCCAGTTTACTCAGGGACAGTGGCTTCAAGTAGACATTGTG TTAAATGACATTACACCTACTATACTGTCAGTCCTGTTGCTTGGGCCTGATGACACAGTCCTCGCTGACCTAAGCAGAGAGACAATCCACTGCACAGAATCTTTCTGTTGTGTTCAACATTTAATACAA gAACTAAGCAGCCAATTAATCCTTCATTTAATGCGAGGCCAAGTCATGGTTTATGTAGCTACTGTTGGAAGAAACGTGACTGGAAAA ATACTTGGTTCTCCGTCTGGCTACTGCAATATGGTGGATGGCGCAT GTCAGGATTCTTTCTACCAGTTTTCCCTGAGTGGTATGGGCATAGAGGATATGAAGAGTTctaatggagagatggaagggaTATGGCAGGAGACTGCAGCTTATGTTTTAGACAGGGCTAATGTCTTTCACTATTG TGTTCAAGTTGACAATGCCAACTGGAGAGGACAGAACTACAGTCTTAATCTGGTGAAGAATGAAGTCAAGATTGAGGAGATGATGTTTACACAACTGAATCAACTAAGTCACTCTTATCTGGCTTGT AACAACATTCCCCTGGATGAAAATGCTTCAGTCCTATCAACAATGGCTGTAAGTACACAAAGGGAGATGAATCTGATCCTGTATGATGGACATAAGAAATTTCTTAAGCAGCAGTTACCATCCGTCTTCAGAGGAAAGTGTATAGTTGACAAG attcatgTGGTAGGAAACGGACACAGCTACTGGTCTGAAGAATCTGTTCCCATACCTGACATCTTTGCAGTTGTTTCAGACAGCCTGAAGTTTATCACAGAGAAAAACACATCTGTCTACTTAATGGCCAATGAG AAAGCCTATCAGGAGTGTCAGTTTACTTCAGCAATCCAACTTTCTGTGGAAACAGTGGTAGATAAACAGGTTTTCATTCATTCACTCAATCATCCTGGAAAACTGTATTTTGCAGAACAGATTTCTTGTAACACATCTAAGCCCCTGAAAGTCAAAGTACATGTTATTGATGGAA TAAAAACAGTTCAAGATGGTCACCATAATGAATGGTGTCACAAAAGCATGTACAGTGTATGGAGAGATGAACAACTTAAAACCTGGAATCAGCCCGAAGTATCAGGCCCCATACTGATTGGCCTCTTAATTGGGTTAGCCTCAGGCGGGGTTTTCCTGGCCTGGCAAGGAGCTCGAATGAAAAGGTTCTCAGAGACATTCCGTGGTCACAATGATAATGTTTTTGTCAGGTTCTGA
- the LOC106065565 gene encoding uncharacterized protein LOC106065565 isoform X2 → MNSTALLFFILSQFFKLSYGNIRFVCPKPFNPTSNHETVSYMAEGACDKADESSYEDVLTISPGPFTIRFEETKLQLGSPFRIILMENTKEPSPQNGTNSTSGILEKEKKNCLLLDHIPHNNHAFITKECSEKGNQYPLGICTGSTYYITLRIPDINCEDCTLQLQQIIPSKGNQLCDMSQSNETGNATDCIVYSSCARIRISPTLDGATRTMDYCADYIKNLPGDWQYRPEYLFKTDQGATLSFDIKMKNLHIDIPSQTKLGLIEKVEIRQNLTVLWNDTVREILAKKAPVSLVWSNLSDDAIRELLRENLVLNIIDSERSEAGDIIYNGQQFTEGQLGLLFDSYSESGWLVSERFMGPLVEDPMAAVPAGPCAPAVKYFMASLESVHVTAHGIIGMILIENRAYITAVLHVEREKVETVSLVGPSLVGIPSIDINVSSSFSGVLMTALDLTKQIPYLNTVKFLRTVKVKTDKEKNVLEGDFEEGMFAVLRDEHGHVRGMGSFQFTQGQWLQVDIVLNDITPTILSVLLLGPDDTVLADLSRETIHCTESFCCVQHLIQELSSQLILHLMRGQVMVYVATVGRNVTGKILGSPSGYCNMVDGACQDSFYQFSLSGMGIEDMKSSNGEMEGIWQETAAYVLDRANVFHYCVQVDNANWRGQNYSLNLVKNEVKIEEMMFTQLNQLSHSYLACNNIPLDENASVLSTMAVSTQREMNLILYDGHKKFLKQQLPSVFRGKCIVDKIHVVGNGHSYWSEESVPIPDIFAVVSDSLKFITEKNTSVYLMANEKAYQECQFTSAIQLSVETVVDKQVFIHSLNHPGKLYFAEQISCNTSKPLKVKVHVIDGIKTVQDGHHNEWCHKSMYSVWRDEQLKTWNQPEVSGPILIGLLIGLASGGVFLAWQGARMKRFSETFRGHNDNVFVRF, encoded by the exons GCTGAAGGTGCATGTGACAAGGCAGATGAATCTAGCTATGAGGATGTACTAACGATTTCTCCAGGACCTTTTACCATCAGATTTGAAGAAACAAAGTTACAGCTTG GCTCGCCATTTCGAATAATTTTAATGGAGAACACAAAAGAACCTTCACCCCAGAATGGAACAAACTCTACGAGTGGGATattggagaaagaaaaaaaaaattgcttgttaCTTGATCACATTCCTCACAACAACCATGCATTTATAACAAAGGAATGTTCTGAGAAA GGAAACCAATATCCATTGGGCATATGTACTGGAAGCACATACTACATAACTTTGAGAATTCCGGATATCAATTGTGAAGACTGTACACTTCAATTGCAACAAATTATTCCCAGTAAAG GCAATCAGCTGTGTGATATGAGCCAATCAAATGAGACAGGAAATGCTACAGATTGTATTGTGTACTCCAGCTGTGCCAGGATCAGGATAAG TCCAACGTTAGATGGCGCCACTAGAACAATGGATTACTGTGCTGACTACATAAAGAATTTACCTGGAGACTGGCAGTACAGGCCAGAATATTTGTTCAAG actGACCAAGGCGCCACATTATCATTTGATATCAAGATGAAAAACTTACACATCGACATACCCAGTCAAACAAAGTT AGGTTTGATAGAGAAAGTTGAAATCAGACAAAACTTGACAGTCTTATGGAATGATACTGTTAGAGAAATACTAGCAAAGAAAGCTCCTGTTTCACTGGTTTGGAGCAATTTAAGTGATGATGCCATCAGAGAATTATTA AGAGAGaaccttgttttaaatattattgaCTCTGAAAGATCTGAAGCTGGAGATATAATTTACAATGGCCAG CAATTCACTGAAGGTCAACTTGGTCTGCTGTTTGACTCGTACAGTGAAAGTGGCTGGCTTGTAAGTGAACGGTTCATGGGACCACTGGTTGAGGATCCTATGGCCGCAGTGCCAGCAGGCCCATGTGCACCTGCTGTCAAATATTTCATG gccTCATTGGAGTCAGTTCATGTAACAGCTCATGGGATTATTGGAATGATTCTGATAGAGAACAGAGCCTACATTACAGCTGTTCTGCatgtagagagggagaaagttGAGACTGTCAGTCTAGTTGGCCCCAGCCTTGTTG GTATTCCTTCCATTGACATTAATGTTTCTTCATCATTCTCTGGAGTTCTAATGACAGCCTTAGACTTAACTAAACAGATTCCATATTTAAACACAG TGAAATTTCTCAGGACAGTTAAAGTGAAGACTGACAAagagaaaaatgttttagaagGCGATTTTGAGGAAGGAATGTTT GCAGTACTGCGAGATGAACATGGACATGTTCGTGGCATGGGGAGTTTCCAGTTTACTCAGGGACAGTGGCTTCAAGTAGACATTGTG TTAAATGACATTACACCTACTATACTGTCAGTCCTGTTGCTTGGGCCTGATGACACAGTCCTCGCTGACCTAAGCAGAGAGACAATCCACTGCACAGAATCTTTCTGTTGTGTTCAACATTTAATACAA gAACTAAGCAGCCAATTAATCCTTCATTTAATGCGAGGCCAAGTCATGGTTTATGTAGCTACTGTTGGAAGAAACGTGACTGGAAAA ATACTTGGTTCTCCGTCTGGCTACTGCAATATGGTGGATGGCGCAT GTCAGGATTCTTTCTACCAGTTTTCCCTGAGTGGTATGGGCATAGAGGATATGAAGAGTTctaatggagagatggaagggaTATGGCAGGAGACTGCAGCTTATGTTTTAGACAGGGCTAATGTCTTTCACTATTG TGTTCAAGTTGACAATGCCAACTGGAGAGGACAGAACTACAGTCTTAATCTGGTGAAGAATGAAGTCAAGATTGAGGAGATGATGTTTACACAACTGAATCAACTAAGTCACTCTTATCTGGCTTGT AACAACATTCCCCTGGATGAAAATGCTTCAGTCCTATCAACAATGGCTGTAAGTACACAAAGGGAGATGAATCTGATCCTGTATGATGGACATAAGAAATTTCTTAAGCAGCAGTTACCATCCGTCTTCAGAGGAAAGTGTATAGTTGACAAG attcatgTGGTAGGAAACGGACACAGCTACTGGTCTGAAGAATCTGTTCCCATACCTGACATCTTTGCAGTTGTTTCAGACAGCCTGAAGTTTATCACAGAGAAAAACACATCTGTCTACTTAATGGCCAATGAG AAAGCCTATCAGGAGTGTCAGTTTACTTCAGCAATCCAACTTTCTGTGGAAACAGTGGTAGATAAACAGGTTTTCATTCATTCACTCAATCATCCTGGAAAACTGTATTTTGCAGAACAGATTTCTTGTAACACATCTAAGCCCCTGAAAGTCAAAGTACATGTTATTGATGGAA TAAAAACAGTTCAAGATGGTCACCATAATGAATGGTGTCACAAAAGCATGTACAGTGTATGGAGAGATGAACAACTTAAAACCTGGAATCAGCCCGAAGTATCAGGCCCCATACTGATTGGCCTCTTAATTGGGTTAGCCTCAGGCGGGGTTTTCCTGGCCTGGCAAGGAGCTCGAATGAAAAGGTTCTCAGAGACATTCCGTGGTCACAATGATAATGTTTTTGTCAGGTTCTGA